Below is a window of Mycolicibacterium chitae DNA.
CCCACCTACCCCGCTCCCGTTGGACCGCCTCGCCACCGCGCGGCTGTACCTGTGCACCGACGCGCGCCGCGAGCGCGGTGATCTCGCCGAGTTCGCCGAGGCCGCGCTGGCCGGCGGGGTGGACATCATCCAGCTGCGCGACAAGGGATCGGCCGGTGAGCTGCAGTTCGGCCCGCTGGAGGCGGCCCAGGAGCTGGCCGCCCTCGAGATCCTGGCCGACGCCGCGCGCCGGCACGGGGCGCTGTTCGCCGTCAACGACCGCGCCGACATCGCCCGGGCCGCCGAGTCCGATGTGCTGCACCTGGGTCAGGACGATCTGCCGCTGTACGTGGCGCGCGACATCATCGGCGCCCGGCAGGTGATCGGCCGCTCCACCCACGACGAGGCGCAGGTGGACGCCGCCATCGAGGAGTCGGTGGACTACTTCTGCGTGGGCCCGTGCTGGCCCACGCCTACCAAACCGGGCCGGGCGGCGCCGGGGCTGGACCTGGTCCGCGCGGCCGCGGCGCGCAAGCCCGCCAAGCCCTGGTTCGCCATCGGCGGCATCGACGAGCAACGGCTGCCGGAGGTGCTGGCCGCGGGTGCGGACCGAGTGGTGGTGGTCCGGGCGATCACCGCCGCCGAGGACCCCGGCGCGGCCGCGGCCCGCCTGGCCGCAGCGCTCAGCGGAACACCGGGATAGTGGCGGTCACCTCGCGCAACCTCGGCCAGCTGGCCGCGAACCCCGGGTGCAGCGGCAGCGCGACGACCTCGTCCTCGGGCACCCAGCGCAGCTCGGAGCTCTCCCGGTTGG
It encodes the following:
- the thiE gene encoding thiamine phosphate synthase, whose amino-acid sequence is MTPPTPLPLDRLATARLYLCTDARRERGDLAEFAEAALAGGVDIIQLRDKGSAGELQFGPLEAAQELAALEILADAARRHGALFAVNDRADIARAAESDVLHLGQDDLPLYVARDIIGARQVIGRSTHDEAQVDAAIEESVDYFCVGPCWPTPTKPGRAAPGLDLVRAAAARKPAKPWFAIGGIDEQRLPEVLAAGADRVVVVRAITAAEDPGAAAARLAAALSGTPG